Proteins from a genomic interval of Methanofollis formosanus:
- a CDS encoding DUF1614 domain-containing protein: protein MARRCFFNPFSLLMIGFLFLVLLFLIPFLFLSLIGSAFAKLGFSPLMVLLLLLFTLVGSLVNIPLTTVKTGGPVRMEKTYSPFYGWVYRIPEVAPETTVAINLGGALIPSLVSVYLLGRALLIPGGSTVFVLALVGVLIVTLVTHQVARPVPGLGIATPFFVPPLAALIVALVLSLFAGGGEAAVIAAPVIAYISGTLGTLIGADLLNLRRLGELGAPVVSIGGAGTFDGVFLSGVLAAFLA, encoded by the coding sequence ATGGCCCGCAGGTGTTTCTTCAATCCGTTCAGCCTGCTGATGATCGGTTTTCTCTTTCTTGTCCTCCTCTTCCTGATCCCGTTCCTCTTCCTCAGCCTCATCGGTTCGGCCTTTGCCAAACTCGGTTTCTCGCCGCTTATGGTGCTCCTCCTCCTCCTCTTCACGCTGGTCGGGAGCCTGGTGAACATCCCGCTCACCACGGTCAAGACCGGTGGGCCGGTGCGGATGGAAAAGACCTACAGCCCCTTTTACGGCTGGGTCTACCGGATCCCCGAGGTCGCGCCCGAGACGACGGTGGCGATCAACCTCGGCGGGGCGCTGATTCCCTCCCTTGTCTCGGTCTACCTCCTGGGTCGTGCGCTGCTCATCCCTGGAGGGTCCACGGTCTTTGTCCTTGCCCTGGTCGGGGTGCTGATCGTCACCCTGGTCACCCACCAGGTGGCCCGCCCGGTGCCAGGCCTCGGGATCGCCACGCCCTTCTTCGTCCCGCCGCTGGCCGCTCTCATCGTCGCCCTCGTCCTCTCGCTCTTTGCAGGCGGCGGCGAGGCGGCGGTGATCGCCGCGCCGGTGATCGCCTATATCTCGGGGACGCTCGGGACGCTCATCGGCGCCGACCTCCTCAACCTCAGGCGGCTCGGCGAACTGGGTGCTCCGGTGGTAAGCATCGGGGGCGCGGGCACCTTCGACGGGGTCTTCCTCAGCGGGGTGCTCGCGGCCTTCCTGGCCTGA
- a CDS encoding TIM barrel protein, with translation MKRPYLVGAGVRSDDEKTFPALAAMYHAGEIDHIQVQVNPEDRQTFKRHIETIADDGVKIVVHAPHHGHGLNPCAPTAYETWSKAEARAWMELSLEETTEAADLTGAETIVLHTGRYLTGKEEEAAATFETFLDEFFDPRFVLENLPSVYADYPLLGNTADELKSLGGGRIRGYCLDFAHLFCTANYLGVPYAEILAPFADLPLHLFHLSNSRRGSITDEHLALDHPDGGLDFAEVVPFIAAHPAIETSLEYKENDPAVYVAQLRAFDALYREHI, from the coding sequence ATGAAACGGCCGTACCTGGTCGGGGCAGGCGTCCGCTCCGACGACGAGAAGACCTTCCCGGCCCTGGCAGCGATGTACCACGCGGGCGAGATCGACCACATCCAGGTCCAGGTGAACCCCGAAGATCGGCAGACCTTCAAACGGCACATCGAGACGATCGCCGATGATGGAGTAAAGATCGTCGTGCACGCCCCCCACCACGGCCACGGCCTCAACCCCTGCGCACCGACGGCCTACGAGACCTGGTCGAAGGCCGAAGCGCGGGCATGGATGGAACTCTCCCTCGAAGAGACGACCGAGGCCGCGGACCTTACCGGCGCGGAGACGATCGTCCTCCACACCGGCCGATACCTCACCGGCAAGGAGGAGGAGGCGGCGGCCACCTTCGAGACCTTCCTCGACGAGTTCTTCGACCCCAGGTTCGTCCTCGAAAACCTCCCCTCGGTCTACGCAGACTACCCTCTCCTCGGCAACACCGCCGACGAACTCAAGAGCCTCGGCGGCGGGCGGATCCGCGGCTACTGCCTCGACTTCGCCCACCTCTTCTGCACGGCAAACTATCTGGGCGTCCCGTACGCCGAGATCCTCGCCCCCTTCGCCGACCTCCCCCTCCACCTCTTCCACCTCTCCAACAGCAGGCGGGGTTCGATCACCGACGAACACCTCGCCCTCGACCACCCCGATGGGGGCCTCGACTTTGCGGAGGTCGTCCCCTTCATCGCCGCGCACCCCGCAATCGAGACCAGTCTTGAGTACAAGGAGAACGATCCGGCGGTCTACGTGGCGCAGCTCAGGGCCTTCGACGCGCTCTACCGGGAACATATCTGA